The Aestuariibaculum lutulentum genome segment CCGAAAATTATGAAAACCTTAAGCCTTCCTAAAGCTTTTAATATAGTTTTAGCACTTTACTCGATAATCGAGATTTAAAAAATGCTCCGAGATATACATCGAAATCAAACTTTATTCCCTTAAATTCCTCGTGGTCTTGTCCCCTACCAAGATAATTTATTAGCGCATAAAAAAACCTCTCAAAATTTGAGAGGTTTTAAATATTATGATTTTAAGAAATCTAAATCGAAACTTAGCTATTTAAAGCCTCGGCTCCACCAACGATCTCAAGGATTTCATTGGTAATAGCAGCCTGACGTGCTTTGTTGTAAGTTAATTTAAGCTGATCTCTTAATTCTTTAGCATTATCTGTTGCTTTGTGCATAGCCGTCATACGGGCACCGTGCTCAGAAGCATAAGAATCTCTAATACCTTTATACAGTTGCGTTTTTAATGACTTAGGAATTAATGCTTCAACGATTTCAACTTTCGAAGGTTCGAAAATATAATCTAAGTTTACATTCGCTTCAGTTGAAACTGGAACGATTGGTAAAAACTGCTCAGTCATTACTTCCTGAGTCGCAGCATTTTTAAATTTGTTGTATACGATTTCAATTTTATCGAACTCCCCGGCAACAAACTTATCCATTAACATTTGGGCTACTTCAGCAACATTATCAAAAGTTAAGTCATCAAAGATTGCACTCTTATTAGCAATAATTTTATTGGTCTTCTTAAAAGCGTCATTTGCTTTTTTACCAATAACTAAATAAGATACTTCCTGATTAGCATACGTCTCAGTAGTTAATCTATTTACAGCCTTAATGATGTTAGAATTAAATGCCCCACATAAACCTCTGTTTGAAGTAATAGCTACAATAAGTACTTTGTTTACCTCACGTTGTGTAGAGTATTTGCTTCCTGTATTTTCGTCTAAAGTTGCACTTAAGCTTTGTAGAAGCTCAGTTAACTTATCTGCATAAGGACGCATTGCTGTAATAGCATCTTGTGCCTTCTTTAACTTTGCAGCAGATACCATTTTCATGGCACTGGTAATCTGCATCGTTGAAGATACCGATGTTATTCTGTTACGTATTTCTTTTAAATTCGCCATATTTTAAAATATGAAATAAGACTCCTGCCGAAGCAGGAATATTAATTATGCTCTATATTTTCCTGATAATTCTTTTGCTACAGTAGCTAATGTATCTGTAACTTCATCAGTTAATTTACCTGCTTTTAAAGTCGCTAAT includes the following:
- the atpG gene encoding ATP synthase F1 subunit gamma, whose product is MANLKEIRNRITSVSSTMQITSAMKMVSAAKLKKAQDAITAMRPYADKLTELLQSLSATLDENTGSKYSTQREVNKVLIVAITSNRGLCGAFNSNIIKAVNRLTTETYANQEVSYLVIGKKANDAFKKTNKIIANKSAIFDDLTFDNVAEVAQMLMDKFVAGEFDKIEIVYNKFKNAATQEVMTEQFLPIVPVSTEANVNLDYIFEPSKVEIVEALIPKSLKTQLYKGIRDSYASEHGARMTAMHKATDNAKELRDQLKLTYNKARQAAITNEILEIVGGAEALNS